Proteins from one Cyprinus carpio isolate SPL01 chromosome B15, ASM1834038v1, whole genome shotgun sequence genomic window:
- the LOC109083556 gene encoding uncharacterized protein LOC109083556, producing the protein MNVYDVLQACFVLAMVFQSLQGAARMDFTALRATSPNGTGNVIESTGNSMCPPGHYCPTGIGSPLPCPAGTFSSSPGLSGAEQCQPCPPGYFCEQTAMVYPSEAALCDAGYVCINGSRSARPVDGLQGYICPSGHSCPIGTPLEVPCEPGTYSSAPGAAHCLSCPAGTMCPSPGTQEPSPCPMGHFCPVGTAAAVPCPVGSLGQVTRAQSEAACVPCPTGLYCSSPGTSQPQGQCQQGYFCQGGSPNPAPLNTTGYLRNGPCPKGHFCPSGTLMPLPCPAGSIRNLTGGYSIESCLPCPAGHYCASEGLDAPTGPCAAGFYCPVDFSSTTPHAFLCPKGHYCPLGSTLALPCPTGQYQPNPGSDNCIPCRPGYYCEEAIIGDPRPCPPHSYCPAATMVPQPCPNGTYTPLEVGGLQEERECLPCPPGKFCKAGQVKGLCAAGFLCISGSSEFTPQAAFLLNRDQCEWGAQCAGLCPAGFYCPVGTEEPLSCPANTIRETPGASTIHDCLTCPPRHWCQEGDPIPRMCPPGYYCDGIADYESKGRPGPRECPLFTYRPMSGAGSKGDCLTCPPGTFCNSTGLTDFSSFLCPPGHWCSGTGFPVPCPAGTMRAQAGAAAVSQCEPCPPGTFCPDPRTSGQPNTAGIPCQASYECPAGSVTETLCRAGSYCRPQTGDPTPCPAGYFCPEGSRTYSSPQQVCTFPHYCPANSSTMLSCPDGWMPLNTSGLRKSQESSCVLCGAGTYRPSRSPYLQCLLCPPGHHCPPGSHHYSDQPCPVGYFCPQGSSNPVPCPPGSYGNRTSAESPEECHKCPPGTFNHLHAQRACFPCGSSSTSDAGASSCSCIGKNRAFQHSDGSCLCKTGFVFYNELDLKSSTADSELDCQPEVKMRCGAGQVRLASTVECVFPSTYSCNVTCGPQGGTLDVGMGICHCDRYVSAEELCNSSCVSTLPVLSARLDTDGQLLLRIKAADESKTWSRDMINILGPDVHVKNIGRIHFVQFAPEGVFGWILKDPLLVDSLVREPVEILKSDFRKKRHADQNEVSEPLPRIPNPIACLSPNDMLIFQLTINHTDRHYSHIPVYQKDHLFSSNPGWDFGAFRRLQHLVKHTQLNSSRFAHVFMEPGKYVFLDNAVPDWTLIVVVSEQGSECNPTMAAFQPTTPAQLVRHGIVKQHSLNLLPDWGLIIGILSLLVLLIIVLTASALVLRPNRSNLIAQGRPKPKWRSLGEPSVPIEYVYNTESVEDSELLGLRGVGEGAESEEPAVCKGVFRTTLMELEEFNVKTLYDKLEDQNLHLATQLAKHRKDTQEFYRNMCQQIDALRDTLENMEPSKLNQLKKILDNEVLMKRETAHEPWMGLMEAVLRSLEGVLCRMNGEVWQQQDSTATYSHRDTRESELHTRYTQFSPADMSEFKVGADTEAASSDPGQQQSTIPCVSEEELAKFVSLTPLSKTLQEIKESLQTLAHTSDTEDVIISPAEGEPSDLIPVALDSLSPQHFAIFLFGCHVVRLLSRACSFPSVVLLLARTVPVSHCDNLLAYCHKDFYYDTANQILYILERKLQNAGQFISILLHSMAYITSGSKSLEFMKAFHLAISALSMQLFHHCFTEDQRKIKMDEENTPEAFGTLVEDFFSVKIPTETHFTEHLLAERLQVYKYFKLEQLLQELKPTLKDRHGDGQGQTGLKTQVPVPLMEREINRLDEVYQQLSSQLHRATHIRSPPEKKEPRFDKPLQEQQVMLELQKCTVDQRLKEMRDRFSKLSSSQRASPNEDRLAHSTVLAQEDNQTPSKRKPDSGGAEKQTPAAGQSSNKKMQSKHVDKDEEKGVTA; encoded by the exons ATGAATGTCTACGATGTCCTGCAG GCATGTTTTGTGCTCGCCATGGTCTTTCAGAGCCTACAGGGCGCTGCCAGGATGGATTTCACTGCCCTTCGTGCCACAAGTCCCAACGGCACTGGAAATGTG ATTGAATCTACAGGCAACAGCATGTGCCCGCCTGGCCATTATTGCCCAACTGGTATCGGCTCTCCTCTCCCATGCCCCGCTGGAACATTCTCCAGCTCTCCAGGGTTGAGTGGGGCGGAGCAGTGTCAGCCATGTCCTCCTGGGTACTTCTGTGAGCAGACTGCTATGGTCTATCCATCAGAAGCAGCTCTCTGTGATGCTGG ATATGTGTGTATCAATGGCAGTCGTAGTGCTCGACCGGTAGATGGACTGCAGGGTTATATTTGTCCAAGCGGACACAGTTGCCCCATTGGTACTCCATTGGAAGTGCCTTGTGAGCCTGGCACATACAGCAGTGCTCCTGGTGCCGCCCACTGTCTCTCATGCCCAGCTGGCACTATGTGTCCTTCCCCTGGCACACAGGAGCCATCCCCATGTCCCATGG GTCATTTTTGCCCTGTTGGCACTGCTGCGGCTGTACCCTGTCCTGTGGGCTCACTGGGACAGGTTACCAGAGCTCAATCGGAGGCTGCCTGTGTGCCCTGCCCTACCGGCCTTTACTGCAGTTCACCTGGAACGTCACAACCACAGG GCCAGTGCCAGCAAGGTTATTTCTGCCAAGGAGGGTCTCCAAATCCTGCTCCTCTGAATACAACTGGCTACCTCAGGAATGGCCCCTGTCCGAAGGGTCACTTTTGCCCTTCTGGAACCCTTATGCCTTTGCCTTGCCCAGCAGGCAGCATTCGTAATCTCACAG GGGGTTACTCCATAGAAAGCTGTCTTCCCTGCCCAGCAGGACATTACTGTGCTAGCGAGGGCCTGGATGCTCCAACTGGACCCTGTGCTGCAGGCTTTTACTGCCCAGTAGACTTCTCCTCCACCACCCCACACGCCTTCCTCTGCCCCAAG GGTCATTACTGTCCCTTGGGCTCAACCCTGGCCTTGCCCTGCCCCACGGGACAGTACCAGCCAAATCCGGGCTCGGATAACTGCATCCCCTGCCGTCCAGGCTATTACTGTGAGGAGGCAATTATCGGAGACCCCCGGCCTTGCCCGCCACACTCCTACTGCCCTGCAG CAACAATGGTTCCTCAGCCCTGTCCTAATGGCACATACACCCCACTTGAGGTGGGGGGTTtgcaggaggagagagagtgtttgcCGTGTCCACCAGGAAAGTTCTGCAA GGCTGGCCAGGTGAAAGGCCTGTGTGCTGCTGGATTCCTGTGCATCTCTGGCAGTTCAGAATTCACTCCTCAGGCCGCCTTTCTGCTAAACAGAGACCAGTGTGAGTGGGGAGCACAGTGTGCTGGACTGTGTCCTGCTG GCTTTTATTGCCCTGTAGGCACAGAGGAACCTTTATCTTGTCCTGCCAACACTATAAGAGAAACCCCTGGAGCAAGTACTATACATGACTGTCTAACTTGTCCTCCAAGACACTGGTGCCAAGAGG GTGATCCCATCCCACGTATGTGTCCACCAGGCTATTACTGTGACGGAATAGCTGATTATGAGTCTAAGGGGCGGCCGGGGCCTAGAGAATGTCCCCTGTTTACATACAGGCCCATGTCTGGGGCAGGAAGCAAAGGAGACTGTCTTACCTGCCCCCCTGGCACTTTTTGTAACTCCACAG GGCTCACTGATTTCTCAAGCTTCCTTTGTCCACCGGGTCATTGGTGCAGTGGGACAGGTTTCCCCGTGCCCTGCCCTGCAGGCACCATGAGGGCACAGGCAGGGGCAGCTGCTGTCAGTCAGTGTGAGCCTTGCCCTCCTGGTACCTTCTGCCCAGACCCTCGCACCTCGGGCCAGCCCAATACAGCAGGCATCCCATGTCAAGCTTCTTACGAATGTCCTGCAG GGTCAGTCACAGAGACCCTTTGCAGAGCTGGTTCATACTGTAGACCCCAGACAGGAGATCCCACACCGTGTCCTGCAGGATACTTCTGTCCTGAAGGATCTCGCACCTACAGCTCACCACAGCAAGT ATGTACTTTTCCACATTACTGCCCAGCCAACAGCTCTACCATGCTGTCCTGTCCGGATGGCTGGATGCCGCTGAACACCAGCGGTTTAAGGAAGTCTCAGGAGAGCAGCTGTGTGCTGTGTGGGGCCGGCACCTATCGGCCCAGTCGCTCCCCTTACCTCCAGTGCCTCCTCTGCCCTCCAGGACATCACTGCCCTCCGG GCTCACACCATTATAGTGATCAACCCTGTCCAGTTGGGTACTTTTGTCCACAAGGCAGCTCCAATCCTGTTCCCTGCCCGCCTGGCTCATATGGAAACCGCACAAGTGCTGAATCACCTGAGGAATGTCACAAATGCCCACCAGGGACCTTCAATCACTTGCACGCCCAGAGAGCCTGTTTCCCCTGTGGGAGCTCATCCACCTCAGATGCAG GGGCGTCCTCTTGTAGCTGCATAGGCAAAAACCGTGCGTTCCAGCACTCAGATGGGTCGTGCTTGTGTAAGACCGGTTTTGTCTTTTACAATGAATTAGACTTAAAAAGCTCCACCGCAGACAGTGAACTGGACTGCCAGCCTGAG GTGAAGATGCGCTGTGGGGCAGGTCAGGTGAGACTGGCCTCTACGGTGGAATGTGTTTTCCCATCCACCTACTCCTGTAACGTCACATGTGGACCTCAGGGTGGGACTTTGGATGTTGGGATGGGCAT TTGTCACTGCGATAGGTACGTGTCAGCGGAGGAGCTGTGTAACTCTTCATGTGTGTCCACACTGCCGGTGCTCTCTGCCAGACTGGATACAGACGGACAGCTACTGTTGAGAATCAAAGCCGCAGATGAAAGCAAAACCTGGAGCAGG GATATGATAAATATACTAGGACCTGATGTTCATGTCAAGAACATAGGAAGGATCCACTTCGTCCAGTTCGCTCCTGAGGGAGTGTTTGGTTGGATTTTAAAAGACCCCTTGCTCGTTGATTCTTTAGTAAGAG AACCTGTTGAAATTCTGAAGAGTGATTTCAGGAAGAAACGACATGCTGATCAGAATGAGGTTTCCGAGCCTCTTCCACGGATCCCAAATCCCATCGCATGTCTGTCCCCAAATGATATGCTCATCTTTCAGCTCACCATCAACCACACCG ACCGCCACTACAGTCACATCCCAGTGTACCAGAAGGATCACCTGTTCAGCAGTAACCCTGGCTGGGATTTTGGGGCATTTAGACGTCTGCAGCATCttgtcaaacacacacagctaaaTTCCAGCAG ATTTGCGCATGTGTTCATGGAGCCGGGAAAGTATGTGTTCCTGGATAACGCAGTGCCCGACTGGACTCTGATAGTGGTTGTGAGTGAACAGGGCTCCGAGTGTAACCCCACAATGGCTGCCTTCCAGCCGACGACTCCTGCACAGCTTGTGCGACACGGGATTGTTAAACAACACAGCTTAAACCTGCTTCCAGACTGGGGGCTCATCATAG GGATCTTGTCTCTGTTGGTGTTGCTGATAATAGTGTTGACAGCCTCTGCTCTTGTCTTGAGACCAAATCGGTCCAACCTCATCGCTCAAGGGAGGCCAAAGCCCAAGTGGCGCAGCTTGGGTGAACCCAGTGTTCCTATTGAATATGTTTATAATACAGAAAG TGTGGAAGACTCTGAGCTACTAGGTCTGAGAGGGGTGGGAGAGGGAGCAGAATCAGAGGAACCTGCTGTTTGCAAAGGAG TTTTCAGAACTACACTAATGGAGCTGGAGGAGTTTAATGTGAAAACGCTGTATGACAAGTTAGAGGATCAGAATTTACATCTGGCAACACAGCTGGCAAAGCACCGCAAAGACACACAGGAGTTTTACAGGAACATGTGCCAGCAAATTGATGCTCTGAGG GACACACTAGAAAATATGGAACCTTCAAAACTGAACCAGCTGAAAAAAATACTAGACAATGAAGTTCTGATGAAAAGAGAAACTGCTCATG AGCCGTGGATGGGGCTGATGGAGGCCGTGCTGAGATCTTTGGAGGGAGTGCTGTGCAGAATGAATGGGGAGGTCTGGCAGCAACAGGACAGCACAGCAACATACAGCCACAGAGACACTCGAGAGAGTGAACTTCACACCCGATACACTCAG TTTTCTCCTGCAGACATGTCAGAGTTTAAAGTGGGTGCAGACACAGAGGCAGCTTCCTCAGATCCAG GTCAACAGCAGAGCACCATCCCCTGCGTGAGTGAAGAGGAACTGGCCAAGTTTGTGTCTCTGACTCCTCTgtccaaaacactgcaggaaaTAAAGGAATCACTCCAGACACTCGCCCACACATCCGACACAGAGGACG taatTATCAGCCCAGCAGAGGGTGAACCATCTGACCTGATCCCTGTTGCCCTTGACAGCCTTTCCCCACAGCATTTTGCTATCTTCCTGTTTGGCTGCCATGTTGTGCGTTTACTGAGCAGAGCTTGTTCCTTCCCCTCTGTCGTGCTGCTATTGGCCAGGACGGTGCCAGTCTCTCACTGTGATAACCTGCTGGCCTACTGCCATAAAGACTTTTATTACGACACAGCCAATCAAATTCTGTACATCCTAGAGAGGAAGCTTCAAAATGCTGGCCAGTTCATCTCCATTCTCTTACACTCAATGGCCTATATCACCTCAG gCTCAAAATCTCTTGAATTCATGAAAGCCTTCCACTTGGCCATTTCAGCATTAAGCATGCAGTTGTTTCATCACTGTTTCACTGAGGATCAGAGGAAAATAAAG ATGGATGAGGAAAACACACCGGAGGCCTTTGGAACATTAGTAGAGGACTTCTTCAGTGTAAAAATACCCACTGAAACGCATTTCACTGagcacctgctggcagagag ACTTCAAGTATATAAATACTTCAAGTTGGAACAGCTCCTTCAAGAACTAAAACCAACTCTAAAAGACAGACATGGAGATG GACAAGGGCAAACTGGCCTAAAAACACAAGTCCCA GTGCCTCTGATGGAAAGAGAAATAAACCGACTTGATGAAGTTTACCAGCAGCTCTCCTCTCAACTCCACAGGGCAACACACATACGCAGCCCACCGGAGAAGAAAGAGCCCAGGTTTGACAAACCGCTTCAG GAGCAGCAGGTGATGCTGGAGCTGCAGAAGTGTACGGTGGATCAGAGACTGAAGGAGATGAGAGACAGATTTTCTAAACTGAGCTCAAGCCAGCGAGCGAGTCCTAATGAAGACAGACTGGCTCACAGCACAGTCCTGGCTCAGGAAGACAACCAGACTCCCAGCAAACGCAAACCAGACAGCGGAGGAGCAGAGAAACAGACACCTGCTGCAGGACAGTCCAGCAACAAGAAGATGCAGAGCAAGCATGTGGACAAAGATGAGGAAAAGGGTGTGACTGCGTGA
- the LOC122139814 gene encoding multiple epidermal growth factor-like domains protein 6 translates to MLCPPGHYCPQGTQLPLPCPQGTIRNSAGGSIADDCLECPPGYFCERKGLTKPSGLCSEGYYCPGGQNTSKPPEYVCGAGHFCESGSIIERPCFPGSFQPSLGQHRCEVCPAHFFCHENGMTQPFPCQPGFYCPVGASNQHPCPPGSYGNLSGLAESSECSQCDPGTYCMGSGMTHEQ, encoded by the exons ATGCTTTGTCCTCCTGGACACTACTGTCCCCAGGGCACACAACTACCCCTGCCCTGTCCACAAGGCACAATAAGGA ACTCTGCTGGAGGATCTATTGCAGACGATTGCCTTGAATGTCCACCAGGATATTTCTGTGAGCGAAAAGGCCTAACCAAGCCCTCTGGTCTGTGTTCTGAGGGCTATTACTGCCCTGGAGGACAGAACACATCCAAACCACCAGAGTATGTGTGTGGAGCAGGCCACTTCTGTGAAAGT GGCAGCATCATAGAGAGGCCATGTTTCCCAGGAAGCTTCCAGCCCAGTCTAGGCCAACATAGATGTGAGGTGTGCCCTGCCCACTTTTTCTGTCATGAAAACG GTATGACGCAACCATTCCCATGTCAGCCTGGATTTTATTGTCCAGTTGGGGCATCTAATCAGCATCCATGTCCTCCAGGGAGTTATGGGAACCTGTCTGGATTGGCCGAGTCTTCTGAATGCTCTCAATGTGACCCTGGGACCTATTGTATGGGGTCAGGTATGACGCATGAACAATGA
- the LOC122139872 gene encoding uncharacterized protein LOC122139872 — MIEGLQSQLDCSPCPPGFYCNTSALISPTGPCSAGHFCSSGATEPAPVSQMYGDICPAGHYCPEQSSAPLPCPVGFILQFKGATSSNDCSPCPPSRYCIAPGSSQPSGFCAPGHYCIGSTDTATPQASPSQQTCFCDLIHSSHLQMYDLCFLKHNITCSIHISGDAAGVWTDLDPRPQSEGYSESPLQIAETCTGFKGDLCPKAQ, encoded by the exons ATGATTGAGGGGTTGCAATCTCAGCTGGATTGCTCTCCATGTCCTCCCGGATTCTACTGTAACACTAGTGCACTAATCAGCCCCACTGGACCCTGCTCTGCAG GCCATTTCTGTTCGTCTGGAGCCACAGAGCCTGCCCCAGTCTCTCAGATGTATGGAGATATATGTCCAGCAGGACATTACTGCCCCGAGCAGAGCAGTGCTCCATTACCCTGTCCTGTCGGTTTCATTCTCCAGTTCAAAGGAGCCACTTCTTCTAATGACTGCTCCCCTTGCCCTCCAAGCAGATACTGCATTGCACCAGGCTCCTCTCAGCCCTCAG GGTTTTGCGCTCCAGGTCACTATTGCATCGGTAGCACAGATACTGCCACACCTCAGGCCTCACCGTCTCAGCAGACCTGTTTTTGTGACCTCATACATTCATCCCACCTCCAAATGTACGATCTTTGCTTTCTGAAGCACAACATAACCTGCTCAATTCACATTTCAG GAGATGCTGCTGGAGTCTGGACTGATCTGGATCCCAGACCTCAGTCTGAGGGTTATTCAGAATCACCTCTACAAATCGCAGAAACATGCACTGGCTTCAAAGGAGACCTGTGTCCTAAAG CTCAATGA
- the LOC122139812 gene encoding multiple epidermal growth factor-like domains protein 11 isoform X2, with protein sequence MVSCFPKRFYCAEKADTPTPIDGVSGHICPEGHYCPPGTTLPVPCDPGTFVTITQASQCWPCTAGWYCVDGARLLCPAGFYCPESTGYDWRPCPVGTYSPDSGLSSLSECRECDGGHYCSLQNSTSVTGKCSEGYYCAHGNISPQPHKQSSGGGPCPAGHFCPQSTAQPQPCPEGTFSNKSQLVKMEECLLCPAGHYCDISGLTSPSGECWEGFYCKQGAVLPNSPINDHRGGPCPTGN encoded by the exons ATGGTATCATGTTTCCCCAAAAGGTTTTATTGTGCAGAGAAAGCTGACACTCCCACACCTATTGATGGGGTCTCTGGACACATCTGCCCAGAGGGTCATTACTGTCCTCCAGGAACCACTCTCCCTGTGCCATGTGATCCTGGAACTTTTGTAACCATCACTCAAGCCTCTCAGTGCTGGCCCTGCACAGCTGGCTGGTACTGTGTGGATGGAGCCCGGCTGCTGTGCCCAGCTG GTTTCTATTGTCCTGAAAGCACAGGTTATGACTGGAGGCCTTGTCCGGTGGGGACATACAGTCCTGACTCTGGTTTGAGCAGCCTCTCTGAATGTAGGGAATGTGATGGAGGACACTACTGCTCTCTTCAGAACTCCACGTCTGTCACAGGAAAATGCTCTGAGGGATATTACTGTGCACATGGAAACATCTCACCTCAACCTCACAAGCAGTCTTCGG gAGGGGGACCTTGTCCTGCAGGTCACTTTTGCCCGCAAAGCACTGCTCAGCCTCAGCCTTGTCCAGAGGGCACTTTCAGTAACAAATCCCAACTGGTGAAAATG GAAGAGTGTTTGTTATGTCCTGCTGGCCATTATTGTGACATATCTGGGCTGACTTCACCCAGTGGAGAATGCTGGGAAGGTTTTTACTGCAAACAGGGAGCCGTACTCCCCAACAGCCCAATCAACGATCACAGAGGAGGACCGTGTCCGACAGGTAATTGA
- the LOC122139812 gene encoding multiple epidermal growth factor-like domains protein 11 isoform X1: MVSCFPKRFYCAEKADTPTPIDGVSGHICPEGHYCPPGTTLPVPCDPGTFVTITQASQCWPCTAGWYCVDGARLLCPAGFYCPESTGYDWRPCPVGTYSPDSGLSSLSECRECDGGHYCSLQNSTSVTGKCSEGYYCAHGNISPQPHKQSSGGGPCPAGHFCPQSTAQPQPCPEGTFSNKSQLVKMVRRISLFRLKVQQHELTQVQLPAVTSVKAIDTIFLQEECLLCPAGHYCDISGLTSPSGECWEGFYCKQGAVLPNSPINDHRGGPCPTGN; this comes from the exons ATGGTATCATGTTTCCCCAAAAGGTTTTATTGTGCAGAGAAAGCTGACACTCCCACACCTATTGATGGGGTCTCTGGACACATCTGCCCAGAGGGTCATTACTGTCCTCCAGGAACCACTCTCCCTGTGCCATGTGATCCTGGAACTTTTGTAACCATCACTCAAGCCTCTCAGTGCTGGCCCTGCACAGCTGGCTGGTACTGTGTGGATGGAGCCCGGCTGCTGTGCCCAGCTG GTTTCTATTGTCCTGAAAGCACAGGTTATGACTGGAGGCCTTGTCCGGTGGGGACATACAGTCCTGACTCTGGTTTGAGCAGCCTCTCTGAATGTAGGGAATGTGATGGAGGACACTACTGCTCTCTTCAGAACTCCACGTCTGTCACAGGAAAATGCTCTGAGGGATATTACTGTGCACATGGAAACATCTCACCTCAACCTCACAAGCAGTCTTCGG gAGGGGGACCTTGTCCTGCAGGTCACTTTTGCCCGCAAAGCACTGCTCAGCCTCAGCCTTGTCCAGAGGGCACTTTCAGTAACAAATCCCAACTGGTGAAAATGGTAAGAAGAATTTCTCTATTTAGATTAAAAGTGCAACAACACGAGCTCACACAAGTGCAATTGCCAGCAGTCACTTCTGTAAAGGCCATAGATACCATTTTCTTACAGGAAGAGTGTTTGTTATGTCCTGCTGGCCATTATTGTGACATATCTGGGCTGACTTCACCCAGTGGAGAATGCTGGGAAGGTTTTTACTGCAAACAGGGAGCCGTACTCCCCAACAGCCCAATCAACGATCACAGAGGAGGACCGTGTCCGACAGGTAATTGA
- the LOC122139813 gene encoding multiple epidermal growth factor-like domains protein 6, whose product MYPCPPGFYCPDGTKHATQFPCPRGYYNPEPMTHSLDSCLPCPPGHYCEKEHLSAVSGKCKAGWFCVSAAWNAQPFDLDNYTNANCLCPASSTGGRCQEGFYCPAGTSEPVSCPPGAFCNATGLAQPSGPCCPGYYCTKEATSSRPTDGITGNICPPGTYCDEGSSAPQPCPAGTFSPAAGLVSKDECQPCRAGYYCATPGLQAPTAPCRQGYWCPAGQTDDLALPCLVGHYCPPGSPVPILCPTGTYQDKQKQANCTICESGKLQPS is encoded by the exons ATGTACCCCTGTCCTCCTGGATTCTACTGCCCTGATG GAACAAAGCATGCCACCCAGTTCCCCTGCCCACGAGGCTATTACAACCCTGAGCCGATGACCCACAGCCTGGACAGCTGCCTGCCCTGTCCTCCAGGCCACTACTGTGAGAAAGAGCACCTGTCCGCAGTGTCTGGGAAATGTAAAGCTG GATGGTTTTGTGTATCTGCTGCCTGGAACGCTCAACCCTTTGACCTGGACAACTACACTAACGCTAACTGCCTATGTCCTGCTTCCTCCACCGGGGGCAGATGCCAGGAGGGGTTTTACTGTCCCGCTGGGACCTCTGAGCCTGTATCTTGCCCTCCAGGAGCTTTCTGCAATGCAACCG GTCTAGCCCAACCGAGTGGACCGTGCTGTCCTGGTTATTACTGCACAAAGGAAGCCACTTCATCCAGGCCTACAGATGGCATCACAGGCAACATCTGCCCTCCAGGAACTTACTGTG ACGAAGGCTCTAGTGCACCACAGCCGTGTCCAGCTGGGACTTTCTCCCCAGCAGCGGGCCTTGTGAGCAAGGACGAGTGTCAGCCCTGTAGAGCGGGTTACTACTGCGCTACCCCAGGCCTTCAGGCTCCTACCGCCCCCTGCAGACAGG GTTACTGGTGCCCGGCTGGTCAGACAGATGACCTAGCTCTGCCGTGTCTGGTTGGTCATTACTGTCCCCCAGGAAGCCCTGTCCCAATTCTTTGTCCCACTGGGACATATCAGGACAAGCAGAAGCAGGCAAACTGTACAATCTGTGAATCAGGCAAGCTGCAGCCATCTTAA